The following coding sequences are from one Saccopteryx bilineata isolate mSacBil1 chromosome 3, mSacBil1_pri_phased_curated, whole genome shotgun sequence window:
- the ZNF544 gene encoding zinc finger protein 544 isoform X2 translates to MFSRSVHAEANALPPEDGCPLHSRSFRSEEEMEARPQPVPSRVPVSLKDVVVSFTREEWDQLDSLQRTLYRDVTLETCSHLVSLGLLLPSLDVMSHLEQGEDPWSSEWAPPPRGSGSSGCPCRPGLGPTAGCPLLLCAGRSHEFYMVPQCES, encoded by the exons atgttctccaggtctgTCCATGCTGAAGCAAATG ccctgcctcctgaGGACGGCTGCCCCCTTCACAGCAGGTCCTTCAGGTCTGAGGAGGAAATGGAGGCGCGTCCTCAGCCAGTCCCGTCCCGG GTGCCTGTGAGCTTGAAGGATGTGGTGGTGAGCTTCACACGTGAGGAATGGGATCAGCTAGACTCGCTCCAGAGGACGCTGTACCGTGATGTGACTCTGGAGACCTGCAGCCACCTTGTCTCCCTCG GGCTGCTGCTCCCCAGTCTGGATGTGATGTCCCACCTGGAGCAAGGTGAAGACCCATGGAGTTCAGAGTGGGCTCCTCCTCCCCGAG GAAGTGGCTCCTCAGGCTGCCCCTGCAGGCCTGGTCTTGGCCCCACAGCTGGGTGTCCACTCCTCCTCTGTGCTGGACGTTCCCATGAATTCTACATGGTTCCACAGTGTGAATCCTAA